In one window of Zingiber officinale cultivar Zhangliang chromosome 11A, Zo_v1.1, whole genome shotgun sequence DNA:
- the LOC122032270 gene encoding RING-H2 finger protein ATL16-like — MTSPFSSVAGFPVVAVSIVGILATSLLLLGYYVFVTKCGLNGQEGARRHGGSAAGGQLGLDESTIRAIPTLRYRQFLAGPGECAVCLSGFREQERIRLLPACLHVFHIDCVDTWLQSNANCPLCRASVTAPAPVEPLAAAAMARRFGRETGGEAGEQRKAAELFASRGDEWIGAGKKDEALRAQPMRRSLSMDSSTDARLHVALRQGSRAENDGAGGGILRRSLFLFGRSSCGSVLPL; from the coding sequence ATGACGTCGCCTTTTTCCTCCGTCGCCGGCTTCCCCGTCGTCGCCGTGTCTATCGTCGGAATCCTCGCCACCTCACTCCTCCTCCTCGGCTACTACGTCTTCGTGACCAAGTGCGGCCTCAACGGGCAAGAGGGTGCCCGGCGGCATGGCGGCTCCGCCGCTGGCGGACAACTCGGCCTCGACGAGTCCACCATTCGCGCGATCCCGACGCTGAGGTACAGGCAGTTCCTCGCCGGACCCGGCGAGTGCGCCGTCTGCCTCAGCGGGTTCCGAGAGCAGGAGAGGATCCGGTTGCTGCCCGCCTGCCTCCACGTCTTCCACATTGATTGCGTCGACACCTGGCTCCAATCCAACGCCAATTGCCCGCTCTGCAGGGCGAGCGTCACCGCGCCGGCGCCCGTCGAGCCTCTCGCTGCCGCGGCGATGGCTCGCCGCTTCGGTCGCGAAACGGGAGGCGAAGCAGGGGAGCAGAGGAAGGCGGCAGAGTTGTTCGCGAGCAGGGGAGACGAGTGGATCGGCGCCGGGAAGAAGGATGAAGCGCTGCGCGCGCAGCCGATGCGGAGGTCACTCTCGATGGATTCTTCGACGGATGCGCGCCTACACGTGGCACTGCGGCAGGGCTCGCGCGCGGAAAACGATGGCGCGGGCGGCGGCATATTGCGACGATCTCTGTTCTTATTCGGCCGGAGTTCCTGCGGCTCCGTTCTTCCTCTGTGA